CTCCCTCAGGCTTTGGGCCGCAGACAGACGTGTCTTCTCTTCTGCCTGTCCTACTCGGCCTGCTGCCTCACCAAGCTCTCCAGAGACtactttgttttgattgtgGGTCGAATCCTGGGAGGTCTGTCCACATCCCTCCTCGCCACCACGTTTGAAGCCTGGTATGTGCACCGGCATGTAGACGTCCACGACTTTCCGAAGGAGTGGATCTCCAGCACCTTCACTAAAGCTGCTACCTGGAACCATGGCCTTGCTGTGGGTGCAGGGCTGGTGGCTAACTTGCTGGCTGAGTGGCTCCACCTTGGACCCGTGGCCCCCTTCCTCCTGGCGGTCCCCTGTCTGGGCTGCTGTGCCTGGGTAGTGCTCACGGACTGGGGAAAGGAGGAGGCTGAAGGAGATCttgatggaggaaaacagacTCAGCTCCTCAGTACGCCAAATGGGGGTGTGGCCCGACTGTCTGCTAAAGCTCGCTTCTCACGCAGCTGCCAAGATGGGCTCCGCTGCCTGCTGTCAGACAGGAGAGTAATGGTCTTAGGCGGAGTTCAGGCTCTGTTTGAAAGTGTTCtctacatttttgttttcctgtggacGCCAGTACTGGACCCCCATGGGCCTCCTTTAGGAATCGTGTTCTCCTGCCTGATGGCTGCCAGTATGGTTGGCTCTTTGCTGTACCGCTTAGCCACCTCCACACGTTACTGCCTCCAGCCTGGCCACGTGCTCTGCCTGGCTGTACTGATggccttcttctctttct
The DNA window shown above is from Salarias fasciatus chromosome 20, fSalaFa1.1, whole genome shotgun sequence and carries:
- the mfsd5 gene encoding molybdate-anion transporter; translation: MLVTAYLAILCLLALCVGLELTARRLTPPQSAPTAVANPAFRRFQSVFLRAYLLALWADWLQGPYLYKLYRHYSFLESQIAILYVCGLASCVLFAPFSGWLPQALGRRQTCLLFCLSYSACCLTKLSRDYFVLIVGRILGGLSTSLLATTFEAWYVHRHVDVHDFPKEWISSTFTKAATWNHGLAVGAGLVANLLAEWLHLGPVAPFLLAVPCLGCCAWVVLTDWGKEEAEGDLDGGKQTQLLSTPNGGVARLSAKARFSRSCQDGLRCLLSDRRVMVLGGVQALFESVLYIFVFLWTPVLDPHGPPLGIVFSCLMAASMVGSLLYRLATSTRYCLQPGHVLCLAVLMAFFSFFMLTFSTTPGQPRPHDSFLAFLLLELACGLYFPAVSFLQGRVIPEEKRASVLTWFRLPLHLLACLGLLALHGEVSGTGGGEAGSGTRHMFGGCAVMMLAALMAVVSLFTLGRNDSDLRLEGTRGEGEMY